A genome region from Candidatus Manganitrophus noduliformans includes the following:
- the dinB gene encoding DNA polymerase IV, translating into MDPSAPCTILHVDMDAFFASVEQARNPALRGKPIAVTGAGERTVILTASYEARAFGVRTGMRVPEAYRKCPHLIRVPANNAAYVAACNRIMEILRRYTPEVEVFSIDEAFLDITGSLSLFKGAERIGRLIKAEIQKELGLACSVGIAPNKLMAKLASGLQKPNGLTLLKPALIPALLEEIPIEALCGIGPKLKLKLNSMGIKMCGELGRMPVSTLRGAFGIWGERLSMMGRGEDPGEVVPEEIRADPKSIGHSMTLAQDISDRTQLSIFLLQLSEKVGRRLRRGGWAGRVVGLTLRNRDFTTHTHQRRLPSPAWESRKIYEAAQALFESISLPQPIRLVGVSMADLVPRGTQTSLFPEVNKSEQLYEALDRVNERFGEWTLTWGSLIERQNHKGVLSPAWRPDGVRRYL; encoded by the coding sequence ATGGATCCATCCGCTCCCTGCACCATCCTTCACGTCGATATGGACGCCTTCTTCGCCTCGGTCGAGCAGGCGCGCAATCCGGCGCTTCGCGGGAAGCCGATTGCGGTGACCGGCGCGGGGGAGCGGACGGTAATTCTCACCGCTTCGTATGAAGCGCGGGCCTTCGGCGTCCGGACCGGGATGCGGGTTCCGGAGGCGTATCGGAAGTGCCCTCACCTGATTCGCGTCCCGGCGAATAACGCCGCCTATGTCGCCGCCTGCAATCGGATTATGGAAATCCTCCGGCGGTACACGCCGGAGGTGGAGGTCTTCTCGATCGATGAAGCCTTTCTCGACATCACCGGCTCTCTCTCCCTCTTCAAGGGGGCGGAGCGGATCGGCCGGTTGATCAAAGCGGAGATTCAGAAAGAGCTTGGGCTCGCCTGCTCCGTCGGAATCGCTCCCAATAAGCTGATGGCCAAGCTCGCTTCCGGGCTTCAGAAACCGAACGGCCTGACCCTTCTGAAACCAGCTCTCATTCCGGCACTTCTCGAAGAGATTCCGATCGAAGCGCTTTGCGGAATCGGCCCGAAATTAAAGTTAAAGTTGAACTCCATGGGAATCAAAATGTGCGGGGAGCTGGGCCGGATGCCGGTCTCGACGTTAAGGGGGGCCTTCGGCATCTGGGGGGAGCGGCTTTCAATGATGGGGCGAGGGGAAGATCCGGGAGAGGTGGTGCCGGAAGAGATCCGGGCCGATCCGAAATCGATCGGCCACTCGATGACCCTTGCGCAAGATATCTCGGATCGGACGCAGCTTTCAATTTTCCTGCTACAACTCTCGGAAAAGGTCGGCCGCCGGCTGAGGCGGGGCGGCTGGGCCGGGCGGGTGGTCGGCTTGACCCTCCGGAATCGCGACTTCACCACCCACACCCATCAGCGCCGCCTCCCCTCCCCCGCCTGGGAGAGCCGGAAGATCTATGAGGCCGCGCAAGCCCTTTTCGAATCGATCTCCCTTCCTCAACCGATTCGTTTGGTCGGCGTGAGCATGGCCGACCTGGTACCCAGGGGAACGCAAACTTCCCTCTTCCCGGAGGTGAATAAATCGGAACAACTCTATGAAGCGCTCGATCGGGTCAACGAGCGCTTCGGCGAATGGACCCTCACCTGGGGCAGCCTGATCGAGCGACAGAACCATAAAGGGGTCCTCTCCCCCGCCTGGCGGCCCGATGGGGTTCGGCGGTATCTCTAA
- a CDS encoding glycosyltransferase family 2 protein, whose product MKLSVIIPVYNEESTVGAVIEQVLSVELSGVEKEVIVVDDGSTDGTAEVLKHEQSEHADIVTVCSSQKNFGKGRAVRIGLKYVTGEIVLIQDADLELDPKEYGVLLVPILSGQASVVYGSRFLNSANRIPWKSRLAQRILTPLIRLLYNARLTDEATAYKLFKADILKSLDLRCTGFEFCPEVTAKLLKRGYRIREVPISYQPRTDAEGKKLRFVRDGMIALYTLIKYRFTREQAMRSKIDFSAVEAGGKIPFRKSHRERSP is encoded by the coding sequence ATGAAGCTCTCCGTGATCATCCCTGTCTATAATGAGGAATCAACCGTCGGCGCAGTGATCGAACAGGTCTTGTCGGTTGAACTCTCCGGCGTCGAAAAGGAAGTGATTGTCGTTGACGACGGCTCCACCGATGGGACGGCGGAAGTCTTAAAGCACGAGCAGTCGGAGCACGCCGACATCGTCACGGTCTGCAGCTCGCAAAAAAACTTTGGGAAGGGGAGGGCGGTCCGAATCGGCCTGAAATATGTCACCGGGGAGATTGTTCTCATCCAAGACGCCGATCTGGAACTCGACCCCAAGGAGTACGGCGTCCTCCTCGTCCCGATCCTCTCCGGCCAAGCCTCGGTGGTCTACGGCTCCCGCTTTCTCAATTCCGCCAATCGAATTCCCTGGAAAAGCCGTCTGGCCCAGCGGATTCTCACCCCTCTGATCCGCCTTCTCTACAACGCCCGCCTGACCGATGAAGCGACCGCTTATAAGCTCTTTAAGGCCGACATCCTGAAAAGTCTCGACCTCCGGTGCACCGGTTTTGAGTTCTGCCCGGAAGTGACCGCCAAGCTCTTGAAGCGGGGTTATCGGATCAGAGAGGTTCCGATCTCCTATCAGCCGCGAACCGATGCCGAAGGAAAAAAACTCCGGTTCGTTCGGGACGGGATGATTGCGCTCTATACGCTCATTAAATATCGCTTTACCCGTGAGCAAGCGATGAGATCAAAAATTGATTTCTCAGCGGTCGAAGCGGGTGGGAAGATTCCCTTCAGGAAATCTCATAGGGAAAGGTCACCGTAA
- a CDS encoding PAS domain-containing sensor histidine kinase gives MNKEKNNQSTQPSAGQQAQEEDAAVAAERYRDLAEGIDHGIVWEANEAFRFCMVSRRAEQMVGYSLDEWCEPDFWEKHLHPEDRDRVMAKFQKALDGEDEHSDHRFVAADGRVVWFHTGIHAARNKGKIVYRGLSVDITYLKETEEKLKQKTNQLEEANRVKSYFLSIASHEIRNALNAILGYASLLKEEGRIREAEKQREIYGHIYRNATNLLDLINQILDLNKIEAGQTDLRAEVTETSISEVVQQVLEDHKALWEEKGLKVSLIDDPTGPKIYSDRVKLRQIFVNLITNAMKFTEKGSITVRIIHNPEAKKVSVEIKDTGYGISKEDLSHIFEPFYQSGRPAEKEGVGLGLPIVKKFVDVLKGTIDVKSEPETGSTFTVTFPYEIS, from the coding sequence ATGAATAAAGAAAAAAATAATCAAAGCACACAGCCCTCCGCAGGTCAACAGGCGCAAGAGGAAGATGCGGCGGTTGCGGCGGAGCGATATCGGGACCTGGCGGAAGGGATCGACCACGGCATCGTCTGGGAAGCCAATGAAGCGTTCCGGTTCTGCATGGTGAGCCGGAGGGCCGAGCAGATGGTCGGCTATTCTCTCGATGAATGGTGCGAGCCTGATTTCTGGGAGAAACACCTTCACCCGGAGGACCGGGATCGGGTCATGGCTAAATTTCAGAAAGCGTTGGATGGAGAGGACGAACACTCCGATCATCGGTTCGTTGCAGCGGATGGGCGTGTCGTTTGGTTTCATACGGGGATCCACGCTGCCCGTAATAAGGGTAAGATTGTCTATCGCGGCCTTTCGGTCGATATCACTTACCTCAAAGAAACGGAAGAAAAACTAAAACAGAAAACGAATCAACTGGAAGAAGCAAACCGGGTGAAGAGCTACTTTCTCTCTATCGCTTCCCATGAGATACGAAACGCCCTCAACGCCATCCTCGGGTATGCCAGTCTTTTAAAAGAAGAAGGAAGGATTAGAGAGGCCGAGAAGCAACGGGAGATTTACGGACACATTTACAGAAATGCCACCAACCTACTCGACCTGATCAATCAAATTCTTGACCTCAATAAAATTGAAGCCGGACAAACCGACCTCCGCGCAGAGGTGACGGAGACTTCAATTTCGGAAGTCGTCCAACAAGTTTTAGAGGACCACAAAGCTTTATGGGAGGAGAAAGGGTTGAAGGTCAGCCTGATCGATGACCCCACCGGGCCGAAGATCTATTCTGATCGTGTAAAACTTCGCCAGATCTTCGTCAATCTCATTACAAATGCAATGAAGTTTACCGAAAAGGGCTCCATTACCGTCCGCATTATCCACAACCCCGAGGCAAAGAAGGTCTCGGTCGAAATTAAAGATACCGGTTACGGTATTTCCAAAGAAGATCTATCCCACATCTTCGAGCCGTTCTACCAGTCAGGCCGGCCGGCAGAGAAAGAAGGGGTCGGATTGGGACTGCCGATCGTGAAGAAGTTTGTCGATGTTTTAAAAGGAACGATTGATGTAAAGAGTGAGCCGGAAACAGGCTCCACGTTTACGGTGACCTTTCCCTATGAGATTTCCTGA
- a CDS encoding GGDEF domain-containing protein gives MEDETKTHTVKIERRRLDRVHFHFPCLVVVAGPSLGEKFPLTKERTILGRHREAEVWINDDSMSRKHAEILSKGGRLFLRDLGSKNGTYINDHKILEIELKDGDLIRTGNATLKYLGPNNVEQFYLDELSERAKCDALTGLFNKQTFYTCLEKILLRCKDLGEPLSVAMIDLDFFKRINDQWGHPAGDAVLKEFANLIKPTIRPTDLFARWGGEEFGLILPHTGLKEAPIAAERIRNRIENHPFLFEGQRLPVTISIGVTERIDADQTIEPLIARADKALYRAKQEGRNRTCCLSGP, from the coding sequence ATGGAAGATGAGACAAAAACACATACCGTCAAAATAGAGAGAAGGCGGCTCGACCGGGTTCATTTCCATTTCCCCTGTCTGGTGGTCGTCGCCGGCCCATCCCTCGGGGAAAAGTTCCCGCTCACCAAAGAGCGGACCATCCTCGGCCGCCATCGGGAAGCGGAGGTCTGGATTAATGACGATTCAATGTCGCGCAAACATGCCGAGATCCTCTCAAAGGGGGGCCGCCTCTTTCTTCGTGATCTGGGAAGTAAAAACGGGACCTATATCAACGACCACAAAATTCTGGAGATCGAGTTAAAGGATGGCGATCTGATCCGGACCGGAAATGCGACGTTGAAGTACCTAGGGCCGAACAATGTGGAGCAGTTTTATCTGGATGAGCTCTCCGAGCGGGCCAAGTGCGACGCGCTGACGGGGCTGTTCAATAAACAGACCTTCTATACTTGTCTGGAGAAGATCCTCCTGCGCTGCAAGGATCTCGGCGAGCCCCTCTCTGTCGCCATGATCGATCTCGATTTTTTCAAAAGGATCAACGACCAGTGGGGGCACCCTGCGGGCGACGCTGTTTTAAAGGAGTTCGCAAATCTGATTAAACCGACGATCCGTCCGACCGATCTTTTCGCCCGATGGGGCGGCGAAGAATTCGGCCTGATTCTCCCCCACACCGGATTGAAAGAGGCTCCGATTGCAGCCGAGCGGATTCGGAACCGGATCGAAAATCATCCATTCCTCTTCGAAGGACAGCGGCTTCCGGTCACGATCAGCATCGGGGTCACCGAACGAATCGACGCCGATCAAACGATTGAACCGCTGATCGCCCGCGCCGACAAAGCCCTCTACCGGGCAAAACAGGAAGGCCGAAACCGGACCTGCTGTCTCAGCGGCCCCTGA